One Paracoccus sp. SCSIO 75233 genomic window carries:
- a CDS encoding YfcC family protein gives MSDTSSTKTPDGKGMAARFPTAYSILFGLIIVVAALTWIIPAGQYDRAMNEEVGREIAVPGTYQTVEPNPQGVIDVMLAPVAGFYDPDSYAANAIDVALFVLLLGGFLGVVNATNAIDTGIQTAMVRLKGREIWMIPILMSLFALGGTTYGMAEETLAFYALLIPVVIAAGYDSVTGVAIILIGAGIGTLGSTINPFATVIASNAAGIPFTDGIALRLVLLLGGLAICVAYVMRYASKVKADPARSVVAAQRDSDRQFFLNETDATFEEPKLSGTQKLVLILFFTTFAVMIWDVSSQGWWMARMGALFFGMAIVVGLVARMGEKKLTSSFVDGAKDLLGVALVIGLARGIVVIMEQGLIADTILNSAADTLGGLPEVAFINLMLWIEIGMSFLVPSSSGLAVLSMPIFAPLGDFAGVGRDLVVTAYQSASGLVNLITPTSAVVIGGLAIGRVSFDRWVVFVWPLLLILVVFISAGISLAAIL, from the coding sequence ATGTCTGACACATCATCGACCAAGACACCGGACGGGAAGGGCATGGCGGCGCGGTTTCCCACCGCGTATTCCATCCTGTTCGGCCTGATCATCGTTGTCGCGGCGCTGACCTGGATTATCCCTGCGGGCCAATATGACCGCGCCATGAACGAAGAGGTCGGGCGCGAGATCGCCGTGCCGGGTACGTATCAAACGGTCGAGCCCAATCCGCAGGGGGTCATCGACGTCATGCTGGCACCGGTGGCGGGGTTTTATGATCCCGACAGCTATGCCGCAAATGCCATCGACGTGGCGCTGTTCGTACTGCTTTTGGGCGGCTTTCTGGGCGTGGTGAATGCCACGAATGCCATCGACACCGGCATCCAGACGGCGATGGTGCGGCTGAAGGGGCGCGAGATCTGGATGATCCCGATCCTGATGTCGCTCTTTGCCCTGGGCGGCACGACCTATGGCATGGCCGAGGAAACGCTGGCCTTTTACGCGCTTCTGATCCCGGTGGTGATCGCGGCGGGCTACGATTCCGTGACCGGCGTGGCGATCATCCTGATCGGTGCCGGGATCGGCACGCTGGGATCGACAATCAACCCCTTCGCCACGGTAATCGCGTCTAACGCGGCAGGCATCCCGTTCACGGATGGTATTGCGCTGCGGCTGGTCCTTCTGTTGGGAGGCCTCGCGATCTGCGTGGCCTACGTCATGCGCTATGCCTCGAAGGTTAAGGCCGACCCGGCCCGGTCCGTCGTCGCTGCGCAACGCGACAGCGACCGGCAGTTTTTTCTGAACGAGACGGATGCAACGTTCGAGGAGCCGAAGCTGAGCGGAACTCAGAAGCTGGTCCTGATCCTGTTTTTTACGACCTTTGCGGTAATGATTTGGGATGTCTCGAGCCAGGGATGGTGGATGGCTCGGATGGGCGCGCTGTTCTTCGGCATGGCCATCGTCGTCGGGCTGGTCGCACGGATGGGCGAAAAGAAGCTGACGTCGTCCTTTGTCGACGGAGCGAAGGATCTTCTGGGAGTTGCGCTGGTGATCGGTCTGGCGCGCGGCATCGTGGTGATCATGGAGCAGGGCCTGATTGCCGACACGATCCTGAATAGTGCCGCCGATACCCTCGGCGGCCTGCCGGAAGTCGCGTTCATCAACCTGATGCTTTGGATCGAGATCGGGATGAGCTTTCTCGTGCCGTCGTCGTCCGGCCTGGCCGTCCTGTCGATGCCGATCTTTGCCCCGTTGGGGGATTTCGCGGGGGTCGGCCGTGACCTCGTGGTGACGGCCTATCAATCGGCGAGCGGGCTCGTGAATCTGATCACGCCCACCTCTGCGGTTGTGATCGGCGGTCTGGCCATCGGGCGCGTGTCGTTCGACCGCTGGGTCGTCTTCGTCTGGCCCCTGCTGCTGATCCTCGTCGTCTTCATCTCGGCCGGGATCAGCCTGGCCGCCATTCTCTGA
- a CDS encoding cation-translocating P-type ATPase: MKSLTLEVRGLFEELDHLAVERHLSALDGVHRAEANPASESVTVQYDETAVGEEELRNTVEACGFHCAGERVPNHVCHADHQMSGAEAPAGHDAMAHEMGHGGGMDMASMVRDMRNRFWVALLFTIPIFTYSPMGGLFTPPAPPFGLELDLWLFFLGSAAIIWPSWPFFVAAWRALRNGILNMAVLVVLSVGTGYVFSVGSTFFFPGVQFYEAVAVLLVFILLGHWLEMRARAGASAAIRALLDLAPPMATVIRDGQDVEVPTSEVLEGEIVLIRPGNKIPVDGEVVEGASLVDESMLTGESMPVNKAVGDTVIGATINKSGSFRYRATKVGADTALAQIVKLVQEAQNSKAPAQLLADKASQWLVLIAVVIGLATFAVWFWWIGSPLLFALTLTITVFVIACPDALGLATPMAVMVGTGLGAQHGILFKNAGALEDATKLDVIVFDKTGTLTMGEPRVVEVVAAEGGAEDDALRAAAAVDRGSDHPLALAIVERAADLDVPQMAEFLNLEGRGARAEVAGKTVLVGNRRLMDEEGIDVGTLTAEAERLKGEGRTVVHVAQGGRMLGLIAIADAPRPSAKATVVKLRARGVEVAMLTGDNEGTARRIAGELGIDIVLADVLPGQKAEKVKELQAQGKKVGMVGDGVNDAPALTQADVGFAIGAGTDVAMESADVVLMKSDPYDVVGAIELSRATLRKMHQNLFWAVAYNVVAFPMAAGVFYPLIISPAVAALAMSGSSALVAVNALLLKRTRLEGIGAGKSGSASGGGQGDAQAGQVPLHAGHSQKSH; the protein is encoded by the coding sequence ATGAAATCATTGACCCTTGAGGTCCGCGGGCTGTTCGAGGAACTCGATCATCTCGCGGTCGAACGCCATTTGTCAGCTCTCGACGGAGTGCACAGAGCCGAAGCGAACCCGGCATCGGAAAGCGTGACAGTCCAATACGACGAGACGGCAGTGGGCGAGGAAGAGCTGCGCAACACGGTTGAGGCCTGCGGATTCCACTGCGCCGGGGAGCGGGTTCCGAACCATGTCTGCCACGCCGACCATCAAATGTCTGGCGCGGAGGCCCCGGCTGGCCACGACGCGATGGCGCACGAGATGGGCCACGGCGGTGGTATGGACATGGCCAGCATGGTCCGCGACATGCGCAACCGCTTCTGGGTGGCGCTGCTGTTCACCATCCCGATCTTCACTTATTCGCCGATGGGTGGCCTGTTCACGCCACCCGCGCCGCCCTTCGGGCTGGAACTGGATCTGTGGCTGTTCTTCCTGGGTAGTGCCGCGATTATCTGGCCAAGCTGGCCGTTCTTCGTCGCCGCCTGGCGCGCCCTGCGCAACGGCATCCTGAACATGGCGGTCCTGGTCGTGCTGTCGGTTGGCACCGGTTATGTGTTCAGCGTCGGGTCTACCTTCTTCTTTCCGGGCGTGCAATTCTACGAGGCGGTGGCGGTGCTGCTGGTGTTCATCCTGTTGGGTCACTGGCTGGAGATGCGCGCGCGGGCCGGGGCGTCCGCTGCAATCCGCGCACTGCTCGATCTTGCACCGCCGATGGCGACCGTTATCCGCGATGGGCAAGACGTTGAGGTGCCTACCTCCGAAGTACTTGAGGGCGAGATCGTGCTGATCCGGCCCGGCAACAAGATCCCGGTGGATGGCGAGGTTGTCGAAGGCGCGTCGCTGGTCGACGAATCCATGCTGACAGGCGAATCCATGCCGGTCAACAAGGCCGTCGGCGACACCGTGATCGGCGCCACCATCAACAAGAGCGGCAGTTTCCGGTACCGCGCCACCAAGGTCGGGGCCGACACCGCGCTGGCGCAGATCGTCAAGCTGGTGCAGGAGGCGCAGAACTCCAAGGCACCCGCCCAGCTTCTGGCCGACAAAGCCTCACAATGGCTGGTGCTGATCGCCGTCGTGATCGGACTTGCAACCTTCGCGGTCTGGTTCTGGTGGATCGGCTCTCCGCTTTTGTTCGCGCTGACGCTGACGATCACCGTCTTCGTCATCGCCTGCCCGGACGCGCTTGGGCTTGCTACGCCGATGGCGGTGATGGTGGGCACAGGGTTAGGGGCGCAGCACGGTATCCTGTTCAAGAATGCCGGTGCGCTGGAAGACGCGACCAAGCTTGACGTGATCGTCTTCGACAAGACCGGCACGTTGACCATGGGCGAACCGCGCGTGGTCGAGGTCGTTGCCGCCGAAGGCGGCGCGGAGGATGACGCGCTGCGGGCTGCGGCGGCCGTCGATCGCGGCTCGGACCACCCGCTGGCGCTCGCCATTGTCGAACGCGCGGCGGACCTCGACGTCCCGCAGATGGCCGAGTTTCTCAACCTCGAAGGCCGCGGCGCGCGCGCCGAAGTCGCAGGCAAGACCGTGCTGGTCGGCAATCGGCGCCTGATGGACGAGGAGGGTATCGACGTCGGCACCCTGACGGCGGAGGCCGAGCGCCTGAAGGGCGAGGGCCGCACGGTTGTGCATGTGGCGCAGGGCGGACGGATGCTGGGCCTGATCGCCATCGCTGATGCGCCGCGTCCGAGCGCCAAGGCCACCGTGGTCAAGCTGCGCGCACGCGGCGTCGAGGTGGCGATGCTGACCGGCGACAACGAAGGTACCGCAAGGCGGATCGCGGGCGAGCTGGGCATCGACATTGTGCTGGCAGATGTTCTTCCGGGCCAAAAGGCCGAGAAGGTCAAAGAGCTTCAGGCCCAGGGTAAGAAGGTCGGCATGGTCGGTGACGGTGTCAACGACGCACCCGCGTTGACCCAGGCCGATGTCGGATTTGCCATCGGTGCGGGCACCGACGTGGCGATGGAAAGCGCCGATGTCGTGCTGATGAAAAGCGATCCCTACGATGTCGTGGGGGCCATCGAGTTGTCGCGCGCCACCTTGCGCAAGATGCACCAGAACCTGTTCTGGGCCGTGGCTTATAACGTGGTCGCCTTTCCGATGGCGGCAGGGGTGTTTTATCCGTTGATCATCAGCCCCGCCGTGGCAGCACTTGCCATGTCGGGCAGCTCCGCGCTGGTGGCGGTCAACGCGCTGCTGCTGAAACGAACGCGGCTGGAAGGTATTGGTGCGGGCAAGAGTGGGTCCGCCAGCGGCGGCGGTCAGGGCGATGCGCAGGCAGGCCAGGTGCCGCTTCACGCCGGACACTCGCAGAAATCACATTGA
- a CDS encoding patatin-like phospholipase family protein, whose protein sequence is MLSGGGARGLSHAGVLRALVARGYTPSAIVGVSMGAVVGTTYAMNDDWFDALVAMDTSGFPATPDFRLPGLTARMKGLRTALLAARDMYFGWGVGAPTETWGRSVLSSLTQGKNLENGRIPIFVCATDMLTGKRVVFGKGNATDYINASAALAGILPPLVDGPHVLMDGAYADIAPVDVARATSAEIVIAVDPSQRENTIGPKNGMQAMLRSIEVCQYEHARLRFAQADLVIRPEFGRSIGTLEFGLKRHCIAAGAVATRRAYGDIETLLNPGNAERMAEPLAG, encoded by the coding sequence GTGTTAAGTGGTGGCGGGGCGAGAGGCCTGTCACACGCCGGTGTCCTACGCGCCCTCGTCGCAAGGGGCTATACCCCGAGCGCGATCGTAGGGGTGTCCATGGGTGCGGTCGTCGGCACCACATACGCCATGAACGACGATTGGTTCGACGCATTGGTCGCCATGGACACCAGCGGGTTTCCGGCAACCCCGGACTTTCGCTTGCCAGGTCTAACCGCTCGGATGAAAGGCCTTCGAACCGCTTTGCTTGCCGCGCGGGACATGTACTTCGGCTGGGGAGTTGGAGCGCCTACCGAGACATGGGGCCGCAGCGTCCTGTCAAGTCTGACGCAAGGTAAAAATCTTGAGAATGGTCGCATCCCGATCTTTGTCTGCGCGACGGATATGCTGACCGGGAAACGTGTGGTTTTCGGCAAGGGGAATGCCACAGATTACATCAATGCAAGCGCGGCGCTCGCCGGAATATTGCCACCCCTGGTCGATGGACCGCATGTGCTGATGGACGGGGCTTACGCAGACATAGCGCCGGTCGACGTTGCGAGGGCTACAAGTGCCGAGATCGTGATCGCCGTCGACCCAAGCCAGCGCGAAAACACCATTGGCCCGAAAAACGGGATGCAGGCGATGCTGCGATCCATAGAAGTCTGCCAGTATGAACATGCACGGTTGCGGTTCGCGCAGGCGGATCTGGTGATCCGGCCTGAATTCGGACGGTCGATCGGCACACTTGAATTCGGTCTAAAGCGCCACTGTATCGCGGCTGGGGCCGTGGCCACCCGCCGCGCTTATGGTGATATCGAGACGCTGCTTAATCCCGGGAATGCGGAGCGAATGGCCGAGCCGCTGGCAGGCTAG
- a CDS encoding NADH-quinone oxidoreductase subunit N, which yields MARDLSFLFPELMLASTVVLMLVAEMLRAPRLALAFGLIGLGLSTALTLPLLEADTSVFGGTYRVDLLSGWAKLILLPGTALALLMTRAEIAGKDREGSVYVLLCLVTLGALMLAGGGDMMLLVLGVVLTGLGSFAMVAWPRNDAATEAAMKYLVFGAVTGSVMIYGLTFWFGGAGSTLFSELGALDGKPLIALAGLVAVLIGLGYKAALVPFQFWAPDAYDGAPVSVAAFLSVITKVAAIFAFAQVLRDLPVATGWPFVVALIAAVTMTLGYLAALVQTNAVRLLAYSSVAQAGYFMMGIVALGTSALALPSVIVFGAAYVAMNLGAFAVIMIAGRNLDDFKGFGRARPVVGVAMVVFLLSLTGIPPLFGFVGKVLLFGAAIETGYLWLAVIGILNSVLALAVYLRIVVSMYQAREGDAGRTDMAPPLLVVLWATALVTALMGLFAGVFPG from the coding sequence ATGGCGCGCGACCTGTCCTTTCTGTTTCCCGAGCTGATGCTGGCCTCCACTGTCGTGCTGATGCTGGTGGCCGAGATGCTGCGCGCGCCCCGTCTGGCGTTGGCGTTCGGGCTGATCGGGCTGGGTCTGTCCACCGCGCTGACCCTTCCGCTGCTGGAGGCCGACACCAGCGTCTTTGGCGGCACCTACCGCGTCGATCTGCTGTCCGGCTGGGCCAAGTTGATCTTGCTGCCGGGCACCGCGCTGGCGCTTTTGATGACGCGGGCCGAGATCGCCGGGAAGGACCGCGAGGGCAGCGTTTATGTGCTGCTGTGCCTGGTGACGCTGGGGGCGCTGATGCTGGCGGGCGGTGGCGACATGATGCTGCTGGTCCTGGGCGTGGTCCTGACGGGCCTCGGCTCCTTCGCGATGGTGGCCTGGCCGCGCAACGATGCCGCGACCGAGGCGGCGATGAAATATCTGGTGTTCGGCGCCGTCACCGGATCGGTGATGATCTACGGGCTGACCTTCTGGTTCGGTGGGGCCGGGTCGACGCTCTTTTCCGAGCTCGGGGCGCTCGATGGCAAGCCGCTGATCGCGCTGGCGGGGCTGGTCGCGGTGCTGATCGGGCTGGGCTACAAGGCGGCGCTGGTGCCGTTCCAGTTCTGGGCACCGGACGCCTATGACGGCGCGCCGGTCTCGGTCGCGGCGTTCCTGTCGGTCATCACCAAGGTTGCCGCGATCTTCGCCTTTGCGCAGGTGCTGCGCGATCTGCCGGTAGCCACCGGCTGGCCGTTCGTCGTCGCGCTGATCGCGGCAGTGACGATGACACTCGGCTATCTGGCGGCTCTGGTGCAGACCAATGCCGTGCGGCTGCTGGCCTATTCTTCGGTTGCGCAGGCGGGCTATTTCATGATGGGGATCGTGGCGCTCGGTACCAGCGCGCTGGCCCTGCCTTCGGTAATCGTGTTTGGTGCGGCCTATGTGGCGATGAACCTGGGAGCCTTTGCAGTCATAATGATCGCGGGCCGCAATCTGGACGATTTCAAGGGGTTCGGCCGCGCGCGACCGGTGGTCGGCGTGGCGATGGTCGTGTTCCTGCTGTCGCTCACCGGCATTCCGCCGCTCTTCGGCTTTGTCGGCAAGGTGCTGCTGTTCGGCGCCGCGATCGAGACCGGCTATCTGTGGCTGGCGGTGATCGGCATCCTCAACAGTGTGCTGGCGCTGGCGGTCTATCTGCGCATAGTGGTGTCGATGTATCAGGCGCGCGAGGGCGATGCGGGCCGGACTGATATGGCGCCGCCGCTGTTGGTCGTTCTCTGGGCGACCGCGCTGGTCACGGCGCTGATGGGGCTATTTGCGGGAGTGTTTCCCGGCTGA